Proteins encoded within one genomic window of Macaca fascicularis isolate 582-1 chromosome 16, T2T-MFA8v1.1:
- the KDM6B gene encoding lysine-specific demethylase 6B isoform X2 → MHRAVDPPGARAAREAFALGGLSCAGAWSSCPPHPPPRSAWLPGGRCSASIGQPPLPAPLPPSHGSSSGHPNKPYYAPGAPTPRPLHGKLESLHGCVQALLREPAQPGLWEQLGQLYESEHDSEEATRCYHSALRYGGSFAELGPRIGRLQQAQLWNFHTGSCQHRAKVLPPLEQVWNLLHLEHKRNYGAKRGGPPVKRAAEPPVVQPVPPAALSGPSGEEGLSPGGKRRRGCNSEQTGLPPGLPLPPPPLPPPPPPPPPLPGLATSPPFQLTKPGLWSTLHGDAWGPERKGSAPPERQEQRHSLPHPYPYPAPAYTTHPPGHRLVPAAPPGPGPRPPGAESHGCLPATRPPGSDLRESRVQRSRMDSSVSPAATTACVPYAPSRPPGLPGTTTTSSSSSSSNTGLRGVEPNPGIPGADHYQTPALEVSHQGRLGPSAHSSRKPFLGAPAATPHLSLPPGPSSPPPPPCPRLLRPPPPPAWLKGPACRAAREDGEILEELFFGTEGPPRPAPPPLPHREGFLGPPASRFSVGTQDSHTPPTPPAPTTSSSNSNNGSHSSSPAGPVSFPPPPYLARSIDSLPRPPSPAQNPQDPPLVPLTLALPPAPPSSCHQNTSGSFRRPESPRPRVSFPKTPEVGPGPPPGPLSKAPQPVPPRVGELPARGPRLFDFPPTPLEDQFEEPAEFKILPDGLANIMKMLDESIRKEEEQQQHEAGVAPPPPLKEPFASLQPPFPTDTAPTTTAPAAAVTTTTTTTTATQEEEKKPPPALPPPPPLAKFPPPPQAQPPPPPPANPASLLKSLASVLEGQKYCYRGTGAAVSTRPGPLPTTQYSPGPPSGATAPPPTSVAPSAQGSPQPSASSSSQFSTSGGPWARERRAGEEPVPGPTTPTQPPPPLPLPPARSESEVLEEISRACETLVERVGRSATDPADPVDTAEPVDSGTERLLPPAQAKEEGGGVVAAAVTGSCKRRQKEHQKEHRRHRRACKDSVGRRPREGRAKAKTKAPKEKSRRVLGNLDLQSEEIQGREKSRPDLGGASKVKPPTAPAPPPAPASSAQPTPPSASVPGKKAREEAPGPPGVSRADMLKLRSLSEGPPKELKIRLIKVESGDKETFIASEVEERRLRMADLTISHCAADVVRASKNAKVKGKFRESYLSPAQSVKPKINTEEKLPREKLNPPTPSIYLESKRDAFSPVLLQFCTDPRNPITVIRGLAGSLRLNLGLFSTKTLVEASGEHTVEVRTQVQQPSDENWDLTGTRQIWPCESSRSHTTIAKYAQYQASSFQESLQEEKESEDEESEEPDSTTGTPPSSTPDPKNHHIIKFGTNIDLSDAKRWKPQLQELLKLPAFMRVTSTGNMLSHVGHTILGMNTVQLYMKVPGSRTPGHQENNNFCSVNINIGPGDCEWFAVHEHYWETISAFCDRHGVDYLTGSWWPILDDLYASNIPVYRFVQRPGDLVWINAGTVHWVQATGWCNNIAWNVGPLTAYQYQLALERYEWNEVKNVKSIVPMIHVSWNVARTVKISDPDLFKMIKFCLLQSMKHCQVQRESLVRAGKKIAYQGRVKDEPAYYCNECDVEVFNILFVTSENGSRNTYLVHCEGCARRRSAGLQGVVVLEQYRTEELAQAYDAFTLVRARRARGQRRRALGQAAGTGFGSPAAPFPEPPPAFSPQAPASTSR, encoded by the exons ATGCATCGGGCAGTGGACCCTCCAGGGGCCCGCGCTGCACGGGAAGCCTTTGCCCTTGGGGGCCTGAGCTGTGCTGGGGCCTGGAGCTCCTGCCCGCCTCATCCCCCTCCTCGTAGCGCATGGCTGCCTGGAGGCAG ATGCTCAGCCAGCATTGGGCAGCCCCCGCTTCCTGCTCCCCTACCCCCTTCACATGGCAGTAGTTCTGGGCACCCCAACAAACCATATTATGCTCCAGG GGCGCCCACTCCAAGACCCCTCCATGGGAAGCTGGAATCCCTGCATGGCTGTGTGCAGGCACTGCTCCGGGAGCCAGCCCAGCCAGGGCTTTGGGAACAGCTTGGGCAACTGTACGAGTCAGAGCATGACAGTGAGGAGGCCACACGCTGCTACCACAGCGCCCTTCGATACGGAGGAAGCTTCGCTGAGCTGGGACCCCGCATTGGCCGACTGCAGCAG gcccagCTCTGGAACTTTCATACTGGCTCCTGCCAGCACCGAGCCAAGGTTCTGCCCCCACTGGAGCAAGTGTGGAACTTGCTACACCTTGAG CACAAGCGGAACTATGGAGCCAAGCGGGGAGGTCCCCCGGTGAAGCGAGCTGCCGAACCCCCAGTGGTGCAGCCCGTGCCTCCTGCAGCGCTCTCAGGCCCCTCGGGGGAGGAGGGCCTCAGCCCTGGAGGCAAGCGAAGGAGAGGCTGCAACTCTGAACAG ACTGGCCTTCCCCCAGGACTGCCACTGCctccaccaccattaccaccaccaccaccgccaccaccacccctgCCTGGTCTGGCCACCAGTCCCccatttcagctaaccaagccaGGGCTGTGGAGTACCCTGCATGGAGATGCCTGGGGCCCAGAGCGCAAGGGTTCAGCACCCCCAGAGCGTCAG GAGCAGCGGCACTCGCTGCCTCACCCATATCCATACCCAGCTCCAGCGTACACCACGCATCCCCCTGGCCACCGGCTGGTCCCGGCTGCTCCCCCAGGCCCGGGCCCCCGTCCCCCAGGAGCAGAGAGCCATGGCTGCCTGCCTGCCACCCGTCCCCCCGGAAGTGACCTTAGAGAGAGCAGAGTTCAGAGGTCGCGGATGGACTCCAGCGTTTCACCAGCAGCAACCACCGCCTGCGTGCCTTACGCCCCTTCCCGGCCCCCTGGCCTCCCcggcaccaccaccaccagcagcagtagcagcagcagcaacaccGGTCTCCGGGGCGTGGAGCCAAACCCAGGCATT CCCGGCGCTGACCATTACCAAACTCCCGCGCTGGAAGTCTCCCACCAGGGCCGCCTGGGGCCCTCGGCGCACAGCAGTCGGAAACCGTTCTTGGGGGCTCCCGCTGCCACTCCCCACCTATCCCTGCCACCTGGACCTTCCTCACCCCCTCCACCCCCCTGTCCCCGCCTCTTAcgccccccaccaccccctgccTGGTTGAAGGGTCCGGCCTGCCGGGCAGCCCGAGAGGATGGAGAGATCTTAGAGGAGCTCTTCTTTGGGACTGAGGGACCCCCCCGCCCTGCCCCACCGCCCCTCCCCCATCGCGAGGGCTTCTTGGGGCCTCCAGCCTCCCGCTTTTCTGTGGGCACTCAGGATTCTCACACCCCTCCCACTCCCCCAGCCCCAACCACCAGCAGTAGCAACAGCAACAATGGCAGCCACAGCAGCAGCCCTGCTGGGCCTGTGTCCTTTCCCCCACCACCCTATCTGGCCAGAAGTATAGACTCCCTTCCCCGGCCTCCCAGCCCAGCACAGAACCCCCAGGACCCACCTCTTGTACCCCTGACTCTTGCCCtgcctccagcccctccttcctcctgccaCCAAAATACCTCAGGAAGCTTCAGGCGCCCGGAGAGCCCCCGGCCCAGGGTCTCCTTCCCAAAGACCCCCGAGGTGGGGCCGGGGCCACCCCCAGGCCCCCTGAGTAAAGCCCCCCAGCCTGTGCCGCCCAGGGTTGGGGAGCTGCCTGCCCGAGGCCCGCGACTCTTTGATTTTCCCCCTACTCCACTGGAGGACCAGTTTGAGGAGCCAGCCGAATTCAAGATCCTACCTGATGggctggccaacatcatgaagaTGCTGGATGAATCCATTCGCAAGGAAGAGGAACAGCAACAACACGAAGCAGGCGTGGCCCCCCCGCCCCCGCTGAAGGAGCCCTTTGCATCTCTGCAGCCTCCTTTCCCCACCGACACAGCCCCCACCACTACTGCTCCTGCTGCCgccgtcaccaccaccaccaccaccaccacggccacccaggaagaggagaagaagccACCACCAGCCCTACCACCACCACCGCCTCTAGCCAAGTTCCCTCCACCCCCTCAGgcacagccaccaccaccaccacccgccAACCCGGCCAGCCTGCTCAAATCCTTGGCCTCCGTGCTGGAGGGACAAAAGTACTGTTATCGGGGGACTGGAGCAGCTGTTTCCACCCGGCCTGGGCCCTTGCCCACCACTCAGTATTCCCCTGGCCCCCCATCAGGTGCTACCGCCCCGCCGCCCACCTCAGTGGCCCCTAGCGCCCAGGGCTCCCCACAGCCCTCTGCTTCCTCGTCATCTCAGTTCTCTACCTCAGGCGGGCCCTGGGCCCGGGAGCGCAGGGCGGGCGAAGAGCCAGTCCCGGGCCCCACGACCCCCACCCAGccgcccccacccctgcctctgccccctgCTCGCTCTGAGTCTGAGGTGCTAGAAGAGATCAGTCGGGCTTGCGAGACCCTTGTGGAGCGGGTGGGCCGGAGTGCCACTGACCCAGCCGACCCAGTGGACACAGCAGAGCCAGTGGACAGTGGGACTGAGCGACTGCTGCCCCCCGCACAGGCCAAGGAGGAGGGTGGCGGGGTGGTGGCAGCAGCGGTGACAGGCAGCTGTAAGCGGCGACAGAAGGAGCACCAGAAGGAGCACCGGCGGCACAGGCGGGCCTGTAAAGACAGTGTGGGTCGGCGGCCCCGTGAGGGCAGGGCAAAGGCCAAGACCAAGGCCCCCAAAGAAAAGAGCCGCCGGGTGCTGGGGAACCTGGACCTGCAGAGTGAGGAGATCCAGGGGCGCGAGAAGTCCCGGCCCGATCTTGGTGGGGCCTCCAAGGTCAAGCCACCCACAGCTCCAGCCCCTCCACCAGCTCCTGCATCTTCTGCCCAGCCCACACCCCCGTCAGCCTCCGTCCCCGGAAAGAAGGCTCGGGAAGAAGCTCCAGGGCCACCGGGCGTCAGCCGGGCTGACATGCTGAAGCTGCGCTCACTTAGTGAGGGGCCCCCCAAGGAGCTGAAGATCCGGCTCATCAAGGTAGAGAGTGGTGACAAGGAGACCTTTATCGCCTCTGAGGTTGAAGAGCGGCGGCTGCGCATGGCAGACCTCACCATCAGCCACTGTGCTGCTGATGTTGTGCGCGCCAGCAA GAATGCCAAGGTGAAAGGGAAGTTTCGAGAGTCCTACCTTTCCCCTGCCCAGTCTGTGAAACCGAAGATCAACACTGAGGAGAAGCTGCCCCGGGAAAAACTCAACCCCCCTACTCCCAGCATCTAT CTGGAGAGCAAACGGGACGCCTTCTCACCTGTCCTGCTGCAGTTCTGTACAGACCCTCGAAATCCCATCACAGTGATCCGGGGCCTGGCGGGCTCCCTGCGGCTCA ACTTGGGCCTCTTCTCCACCAAGACCCTGGTGGAAGCGAGTGGCGAGCACACCGTGGAAGTTCGCACCCAGGTGCAGCAGCCCTCAGATGAGAACTGGGATCTGACAGGCACTCGGCAGATCTGGCCCTGTGAGAGCTCCCGTTCCCACACCACCATTGCCAAGTACGCACAGTACCAGGCCTCATCCTTCCAGGAGTCTCTGCAG gaggagaaggagagtgAGGATGAGGAGTCAGAGGAGCCGGACAGCACCACAGGAACCCCTCCTAG CAGCACACCAGACCCGAAGAACCATCACATCATCAAGTTTGGCACCAACATCGACCTGTCTGATGCCAAGCG GTGGAAGCCCCAGCTGCAGGAGCTGCTGAAGCTGCCCGCCTTCATGCGGGTAACATCCACGGGCAACATGCTGAGCCACGTGGGCCACACCATCCTGGGCATGAACACGGTGCAGCTGTACATGAAGGTGCCCGGCAGCCGAACGCCAG GCCACCAGGAGAATAACAACTTCTGCTCCGTCAACATCAACATTGGTCCAGGCGACTGCGAGTGGTTCGCGGTGCACGAGCACTACTGGGAGACCATCAGCGCTTTCTGTGATCG GCACGGCGTGGATTACTTGACGGGTTCCTGGTGGCCAATCCTGGATGATCTCTATGCATCCAATATCCCTGTGTACCGCTTCGTGCAGCGCCCCGGAGACCTTGTGTGGATTAATGCGGGGACTGTGCACTGGGTGCAGGCCACCGGCTGGTGCAACAACATTGCCTGGAACGTGGGGCCCCTCACCG CCTATCAGTACCAGCTGGCCCTGGAACGATACGAGTGGAATGAGGTGAAGAATGTCAAATCCATCGTGCCCATGATTCACGTGTCATGGAACGTGGCTCGCACGGTCAAAATCAGCGACCCTGATTTGTTCAAGATGATCAA GTTCTGTCTGCTGCAGTCCATGAAGCACTGCCAGGTACAGCGCGAGAGCCTGGTGCGGGCAGGGAAGAAAATCGCTTACCAGGGCCGGGTCAAGGACGAGCCAGCCTACTATTGCAACGAGTGCGAT gtGGAGGTGTTTAACATCCTGTTCGTGACAAGTGAGAATGGCAGCCGCAACACGTACCTGGTACACTGCGAGGGCTGTGCCCGGCGCCGCAGCGCAGGCctgcagggcgtggtggtgctggAGCAGTACCGCACGGAGGAGCTGGCTCAGGCCTACGACGCCTTCACGCTGGTGAGGGCCCGGCGGGCGCGCGGGCAGCGGAGGAGGGCACTGGGGCAGGCTGCAGGGACGGGCTTTGGGAGCCCGGCCGCGCCTTTCCCTGAGCCTCCGCCGGCTTTCTCCCCCCAGGCCCCAGCCAGCACGTCGCGATGA
- the KDM6B gene encoding lysine-specific demethylase 6B isoform X6: MHRAVDPPGARAAREAFALGGLSCAGAWSSCPPHPPPRSAWLPGGRCSASIGQPPLPAPLPPSHGSSSGHPNKPYYAPGAPTPRPLHGKLESLHGCVQALLREPAQPGLWEQLGQLYESEHDSEEATRCYHSALRYGGSFAELGPRIGRLQQAQLWNFHTGSCQHRAKVLPPLEQVWNLLHLEHKRNYGAKRGGPPVKRAAEPPVVQPVPPAALSGPSGEEGLSPGGKRRRGCNSEQTGLPPGLPLPPPPLPPPPPPPPPLPGLATSPPFQLTKPGLWSTLHGDAWGPERKGSAPPERQEQRHSLPHPYPYPAPAYTTHPPGHRLVPAAPPGPGPRPPGAESHGCLPATRPPGSDLRESRVQRSRMDSSVSPAATTACVPYAPSRPPGLPGTTTTSSSSSSSNTGLRGVEPNPGIPGADHYQTPALEVSHQGRLGPSAHSSRKPFLGAPAATPHLSLPPGPSSPPPPPCPRLLRPPPPPAWLKGPACRAAREDGEILEELFFGTEGPPRPAPPPLPHREGFLGPPASRFSVGTQDSHTPPTPPAPTTSSSNSNNGSHSSSPAGPVSFPPPPYLARSIDSLPRPPSPAQNPQDPPLVPLTLALPPAPPSSCHQNTSGSFRRPESPRPRVSFPKTPEVGPGPPPGPLSKAPQPVPPRVGELPARGPRLFDFPPTPLEDQFEEPAEFKILPDGLANIMKMLDESIRKEEEQQQHEAGVAPPPPLKEPFASLQPPFPTDTAPTTTAPAAAVTTTTTTTTATQEEEKKPPPALPPPPPLAKFPPPPQAQPPPPPPANPASLLKSLASVLEGQKYCYRGTGAAVSTRPGPLPTTQYSPGPPSGATAPPPTSVAPSAQGSPQPSASSSSQFSTSGGPWARERRAGEEPVPGPTTPTQPPPPLPLPPARSESEVLEEISRACETLVERVGRSATDPADPVDTAEPVDSGTERLLPPAQAKEEGGGVVAAAVTGSCKRRQKEHQKEHRRHRRACKDSVGRRPREGRAKAKTKAPKEKSRRVLGNLDLQSEEIQGREKSRPDLGGASKVKPPTAPAPPPAPASSAQPTPPSASVPGKKAREEAPGPPGVSRADMLKLRSLSEGPPKELKIRLIKVESGDKETFIASEVEERRLRMADLTISHCAADVVRASKNAKVKGKFRESYLSPAQSVKPKINTEEKLPREKLNPPTPSIYLESKRDAFSPVLLQFCTDPRNPITVIRGLAGSLRLNLGLFSTKTLVEASGEHTVEVRTQVQQPSDENWDLTGTRQIWPCESSRSHTTIAKYAQYQASSFQESLQEEKESEDEESEEPDSTTGTPPSSTPDPKNHHIIKFGTNIDLSDAKRWKPQLQELLKLPAFMRVTSTGNMLSHVGHTILGMNTVQLYMKVPGSRTPGHQENNNFCSVNINIGPGDCEWFAVHEHYWETISAFCDRHGVDYLTGSWWPILDDLYASNIPVYRFVQRPGDLVWINAGTVHWVQATGWCNNIAWNVGPLTAYQYQLALERYEWNEVKNVKSIVPMIHVSWNVARTVKISDPDLFKMIKFCLLQSMKHCQVQRESLVRAGKKIAYQGRVKDEPAYYCNECDVEVFNILFVTSENGSRNTYLVHCEGCARRRSAGLQGVVVLEQYRTEELAQAYDAFTLQI, translated from the exons ATGCATCGGGCAGTGGACCCTCCAGGGGCCCGCGCTGCACGGGAAGCCTTTGCCCTTGGGGGCCTGAGCTGTGCTGGGGCCTGGAGCTCCTGCCCGCCTCATCCCCCTCCTCGTAGCGCATGGCTGCCTGGAGGCAG ATGCTCAGCCAGCATTGGGCAGCCCCCGCTTCCTGCTCCCCTACCCCCTTCACATGGCAGTAGTTCTGGGCACCCCAACAAACCATATTATGCTCCAGG GGCGCCCACTCCAAGACCCCTCCATGGGAAGCTGGAATCCCTGCATGGCTGTGTGCAGGCACTGCTCCGGGAGCCAGCCCAGCCAGGGCTTTGGGAACAGCTTGGGCAACTGTACGAGTCAGAGCATGACAGTGAGGAGGCCACACGCTGCTACCACAGCGCCCTTCGATACGGAGGAAGCTTCGCTGAGCTGGGACCCCGCATTGGCCGACTGCAGCAG gcccagCTCTGGAACTTTCATACTGGCTCCTGCCAGCACCGAGCCAAGGTTCTGCCCCCACTGGAGCAAGTGTGGAACTTGCTACACCTTGAG CACAAGCGGAACTATGGAGCCAAGCGGGGAGGTCCCCCGGTGAAGCGAGCTGCCGAACCCCCAGTGGTGCAGCCCGTGCCTCCTGCAGCGCTCTCAGGCCCCTCGGGGGAGGAGGGCCTCAGCCCTGGAGGCAAGCGAAGGAGAGGCTGCAACTCTGAACAG ACTGGCCTTCCCCCAGGACTGCCACTGCctccaccaccattaccaccaccaccaccgccaccaccacccctgCCTGGTCTGGCCACCAGTCCCccatttcagctaaccaagccaGGGCTGTGGAGTACCCTGCATGGAGATGCCTGGGGCCCAGAGCGCAAGGGTTCAGCACCCCCAGAGCGTCAG GAGCAGCGGCACTCGCTGCCTCACCCATATCCATACCCAGCTCCAGCGTACACCACGCATCCCCCTGGCCACCGGCTGGTCCCGGCTGCTCCCCCAGGCCCGGGCCCCCGTCCCCCAGGAGCAGAGAGCCATGGCTGCCTGCCTGCCACCCGTCCCCCCGGAAGTGACCTTAGAGAGAGCAGAGTTCAGAGGTCGCGGATGGACTCCAGCGTTTCACCAGCAGCAACCACCGCCTGCGTGCCTTACGCCCCTTCCCGGCCCCCTGGCCTCCCcggcaccaccaccaccagcagcagtagcagcagcagcaacaccGGTCTCCGGGGCGTGGAGCCAAACCCAGGCATT CCCGGCGCTGACCATTACCAAACTCCCGCGCTGGAAGTCTCCCACCAGGGCCGCCTGGGGCCCTCGGCGCACAGCAGTCGGAAACCGTTCTTGGGGGCTCCCGCTGCCACTCCCCACCTATCCCTGCCACCTGGACCTTCCTCACCCCCTCCACCCCCCTGTCCCCGCCTCTTAcgccccccaccaccccctgccTGGTTGAAGGGTCCGGCCTGCCGGGCAGCCCGAGAGGATGGAGAGATCTTAGAGGAGCTCTTCTTTGGGACTGAGGGACCCCCCCGCCCTGCCCCACCGCCCCTCCCCCATCGCGAGGGCTTCTTGGGGCCTCCAGCCTCCCGCTTTTCTGTGGGCACTCAGGATTCTCACACCCCTCCCACTCCCCCAGCCCCAACCACCAGCAGTAGCAACAGCAACAATGGCAGCCACAGCAGCAGCCCTGCTGGGCCTGTGTCCTTTCCCCCACCACCCTATCTGGCCAGAAGTATAGACTCCCTTCCCCGGCCTCCCAGCCCAGCACAGAACCCCCAGGACCCACCTCTTGTACCCCTGACTCTTGCCCtgcctccagcccctccttcctcctgccaCCAAAATACCTCAGGAAGCTTCAGGCGCCCGGAGAGCCCCCGGCCCAGGGTCTCCTTCCCAAAGACCCCCGAGGTGGGGCCGGGGCCACCCCCAGGCCCCCTGAGTAAAGCCCCCCAGCCTGTGCCGCCCAGGGTTGGGGAGCTGCCTGCCCGAGGCCCGCGACTCTTTGATTTTCCCCCTACTCCACTGGAGGACCAGTTTGAGGAGCCAGCCGAATTCAAGATCCTACCTGATGggctggccaacatcatgaagaTGCTGGATGAATCCATTCGCAAGGAAGAGGAACAGCAACAACACGAAGCAGGCGTGGCCCCCCCGCCCCCGCTGAAGGAGCCCTTTGCATCTCTGCAGCCTCCTTTCCCCACCGACACAGCCCCCACCACTACTGCTCCTGCTGCCgccgtcaccaccaccaccaccaccaccacggccacccaggaagaggagaagaagccACCACCAGCCCTACCACCACCACCGCCTCTAGCCAAGTTCCCTCCACCCCCTCAGgcacagccaccaccaccaccacccgccAACCCGGCCAGCCTGCTCAAATCCTTGGCCTCCGTGCTGGAGGGACAAAAGTACTGTTATCGGGGGACTGGAGCAGCTGTTTCCACCCGGCCTGGGCCCTTGCCCACCACTCAGTATTCCCCTGGCCCCCCATCAGGTGCTACCGCCCCGCCGCCCACCTCAGTGGCCCCTAGCGCCCAGGGCTCCCCACAGCCCTCTGCTTCCTCGTCATCTCAGTTCTCTACCTCAGGCGGGCCCTGGGCCCGGGAGCGCAGGGCGGGCGAAGAGCCAGTCCCGGGCCCCACGACCCCCACCCAGccgcccccacccctgcctctgccccctgCTCGCTCTGAGTCTGAGGTGCTAGAAGAGATCAGTCGGGCTTGCGAGACCCTTGTGGAGCGGGTGGGCCGGAGTGCCACTGACCCAGCCGACCCAGTGGACACAGCAGAGCCAGTGGACAGTGGGACTGAGCGACTGCTGCCCCCCGCACAGGCCAAGGAGGAGGGTGGCGGGGTGGTGGCAGCAGCGGTGACAGGCAGCTGTAAGCGGCGACAGAAGGAGCACCAGAAGGAGCACCGGCGGCACAGGCGGGCCTGTAAAGACAGTGTGGGTCGGCGGCCCCGTGAGGGCAGGGCAAAGGCCAAGACCAAGGCCCCCAAAGAAAAGAGCCGCCGGGTGCTGGGGAACCTGGACCTGCAGAGTGAGGAGATCCAGGGGCGCGAGAAGTCCCGGCCCGATCTTGGTGGGGCCTCCAAGGTCAAGCCACCCACAGCTCCAGCCCCTCCACCAGCTCCTGCATCTTCTGCCCAGCCCACACCCCCGTCAGCCTCCGTCCCCGGAAAGAAGGCTCGGGAAGAAGCTCCAGGGCCACCGGGCGTCAGCCGGGCTGACATGCTGAAGCTGCGCTCACTTAGTGAGGGGCCCCCCAAGGAGCTGAAGATCCGGCTCATCAAGGTAGAGAGTGGTGACAAGGAGACCTTTATCGCCTCTGAGGTTGAAGAGCGGCGGCTGCGCATGGCAGACCTCACCATCAGCCACTGTGCTGCTGATGTTGTGCGCGCCAGCAA GAATGCCAAGGTGAAAGGGAAGTTTCGAGAGTCCTACCTTTCCCCTGCCCAGTCTGTGAAACCGAAGATCAACACTGAGGAGAAGCTGCCCCGGGAAAAACTCAACCCCCCTACTCCCAGCATCTAT CTGGAGAGCAAACGGGACGCCTTCTCACCTGTCCTGCTGCAGTTCTGTACAGACCCTCGAAATCCCATCACAGTGATCCGGGGCCTGGCGGGCTCCCTGCGGCTCA ACTTGGGCCTCTTCTCCACCAAGACCCTGGTGGAAGCGAGTGGCGAGCACACCGTGGAAGTTCGCACCCAGGTGCAGCAGCCCTCAGATGAGAACTGGGATCTGACAGGCACTCGGCAGATCTGGCCCTGTGAGAGCTCCCGTTCCCACACCACCATTGCCAAGTACGCACAGTACCAGGCCTCATCCTTCCAGGAGTCTCTGCAG gaggagaaggagagtgAGGATGAGGAGTCAGAGGAGCCGGACAGCACCACAGGAACCCCTCCTAG CAGCACACCAGACCCGAAGAACCATCACATCATCAAGTTTGGCACCAACATCGACCTGTCTGATGCCAAGCG GTGGAAGCCCCAGCTGCAGGAGCTGCTGAAGCTGCCCGCCTTCATGCGGGTAACATCCACGGGCAACATGCTGAGCCACGTGGGCCACACCATCCTGGGCATGAACACGGTGCAGCTGTACATGAAGGTGCCCGGCAGCCGAACGCCAG GCCACCAGGAGAATAACAACTTCTGCTCCGTCAACATCAACATTGGTCCAGGCGACTGCGAGTGGTTCGCGGTGCACGAGCACTACTGGGAGACCATCAGCGCTTTCTGTGATCG GCACGGCGTGGATTACTTGACGGGTTCCTGGTGGCCAATCCTGGATGATCTCTATGCATCCAATATCCCTGTGTACCGCTTCGTGCAGCGCCCCGGAGACCTTGTGTGGATTAATGCGGGGACTGTGCACTGGGTGCAGGCCACCGGCTGGTGCAACAACATTGCCTGGAACGTGGGGCCCCTCACCG CCTATCAGTACCAGCTGGCCCTGGAACGATACGAGTGGAATGAGGTGAAGAATGTCAAATCCATCGTGCCCATGATTCACGTGTCATGGAACGTGGCTCGCACGGTCAAAATCAGCGACCCTGATTTGTTCAAGATGATCAA GTTCTGTCTGCTGCAGTCCATGAAGCACTGCCAGGTACAGCGCGAGAGCCTGGTGCGGGCAGGGAAGAAAATCGCTTACCAGGGCCGGGTCAAGGACGAGCCAGCCTACTATTGCAACGAGTGCGAT gtGGAGGTGTTTAACATCCTGTTCGTGACAAGTGAGAATGGCAGCCGCAACACGTACCTGGTACACTGCGAGGGCTGTGCCCGGCGCCGCAGCGCAGGCctgcagggcgtggtggtgctggAGCAGTACCGCACGGAGGAGCTGGCTCAGGCCTACGACGCCTTCACGCTG caaatatga